From Sulfuracidifex tepidarius, one genomic window encodes:
- a CDS encoding DUF973 family protein codes for MNGELRNGFSNVGIGSLLSAIGLTLMEVLSSIIPFSSLLGLVLGIIGLYFLIKGFGSLKRGGISVSNTGFYLISIGVILDIVLVVLLYLFLGSLGLSPTSLVGLSRHTVLSLLPYIAGIGIVSLVSLLLFLVGGILAGISFYNLGKSYGNSPMQVGGILVAIPFLEFIGYFLTWVGTMEVGKSPIGLYPYQQQTYVQTPTPSYPTPSYPVPYQIGAGTIDSTGRAFLTLFSQVQVQITDAQLLDSNIVISQTRSFTPTLLVPGNNNVNVNFTSFQGNPGRAYIVRLFLSGGTYVDALVKYLG; via the coding sequence ATGAATGGGGAACTTAGGAACGGATTTAGTAACGTAGGTATTGGTTCACTCCTGTCGGCTATCGGTCTAACATTGATGGAGGTATTGAGTAGTATTATTCCATTTTCCTCTCTTTTAGGTCTGGTTTTAGGAATTATAGGCCTCTATTTCCTGATAAAGGGATTCGGAAGTCTGAAAAGGGGAGGAATATCGGTTTCTAATACGGGATTTTACTTAATATCGATTGGAGTAATACTCGACATTGTCCTAGTGGTTCTCTTGTATTTATTTTTAGGATCTCTTGGGTTAAGTCCTACATCTCTTGTGGGTCTAAGTCGTCATACGGTGCTCAGTTTACTGCCGTATATCGCAGGAATTGGAATCGTAAGCTTGGTTTCCCTTCTTCTCTTTCTAGTAGGAGGAATTCTTGCAGGCATTTCCTTCTATAACTTAGGTAAGAGTTACGGAAACTCTCCCATGCAAGTTGGCGGAATCCTAGTGGCGATACCATTCCTTGAATTCATTGGGTACTTCCTCACATGGGTGGGAACTATGGAAGTAGGGAAATCCCCAATAGGATTATACCCTTACCAACAACAGACCTATGTCCAGACTCCGACTCCTTCCTATCCTACACCTTCCTATCCTGTACCTTACCAAATAGGAGCAGGTACAATTGACTCCACAGGCAGAGCTTTTCTCACTCTGTTCTCTCAAGTTCAAGTTCAGATAACCGATGCTCAGTTGTTGGACTCCAATATCGTAATATCTCAAACTAGGTCGTTCACTCCCACTCTCCTGGTTCCGGGTAATAATAACGTTAATGTTAATTTCACTTCATTTCAAGGAAATCCTGGCAGGGCATACATAGTGAGGCTCTTCCTGTCAGGAGGGACTTACGTAGATGCTCTGGTGAAGTATTTAGGTTAA